One Hypomesus transpacificus isolate Combined female chromosome 21, fHypTra1, whole genome shotgun sequence genomic region harbors:
- the LOC124483729 gene encoding uncharacterized protein LOC124483729 produces MGAPHYHITGEQLRFLMSCAFSLSQMAEIFHVSRSTVKRRLRRLNLSQAGRFSDLSDTALDDKVKDLVAGNDRVGPESVRAQLRAEGIRVQRRRVRDSMVRVNPRAVALRAMSQRLHRRSYCVTGPNSLWHLDGNHKLIRWRIVIHGGIDGYSRLVVFLRASSNNCSSTVMDCFMKAVTSTVPRGMDGAAQGGAAQGGAAQGGAAQGGAGRGGSGRGGSGRGGSGRGGSGRGGSGRGGSGRGGSGRGGRDTCCSLARESDHTSKPVYFGKCSHASTCRTNQSPRRPQNRPWNGHLARGHSFPGVLK; encoded by the exons ATGGGGGCTCCTCATTATCACATCACCGGAGAGCAGCTGAGGTTTCTCATGTCCTGTGCTTTCAGCCTCTCTCAGATGGCTGAGATTTTCCATGTGTCCCGTTCCACAGTCAAACGGCGCCTACG ACGCTTGAATCTTTCACAGGCAGGGCGTTTTTCAGACTTGTCAGACACTGCTCTGGACGATAAGGTTAAGGACCTTGTGGCTGGGAATGACAGAGTTGGACCGGAGTCCGTCCGAGCACAACTGAGGGCAGAGGGAATCCGGGTGCAGAGACGCAGAGTGAGGGACAGTATGGTTCGCGTTAACCCGAGGGCGGTTGCCCTCAGAGCCATGTCGCAGAGGCTGCACAGAAGGTCCTACTGTGTCACTGGTCCAAATTCTTTATGGCACCTGGATGGAAACCACAAACTGATAAG GTGGAGGATAGTCATCCACGGTGGCATTGATGGCTACAGTCGCCTTGTTGTGTTTCTCCGTGCTTCCAGCAACAATTGCAGCAGTACTGTAATGGACTGCTTCATGAAAGCAGTGACCAGCACTGTACCCAGAGGTATGGACGGGGCGGCTCAGGGCGGTGCGGCTCAGGGCGGGGCGGCTCAGGGCGGGGCGGCTCAGGGCGGGGCAGGGCGGGGCGGCTCAGGGCGGGGCGGCTCAGGGCGGGGCGGCTCAGGGCGGGGCGGCTCAGGGCGGGGCGGCTCAGGGCGGGGCGGCTCAGGGCGGGGCGGCTCAgggcggggcggcagggacacCTGTTGTTCACTGGCCAGAGAGAGTGACCATACCTCCAAACCAGTTTACTTTGGGAAATGCTCTCATGCAAGTACTTGCCGCACAAATCAATCCCCTCGGAGGCCTCAGAACAGGCCTTGGAATGGACATCTGGCAAGAGGTCATTCCTTTCCTGGAGTCCTCAAATGA